ATATGTACAGTTGCCGGAGGTATTTCAAGGGGATAAAGATTAAGATAAAATATCAGGACAACGTTCAGCGATTATAAGGTAAACTCCCCCGCTCCTTCGCGGATGATCTCAAAATGGTCGTCGGTCGCATCAATGACCGTAGAGGGAATTAACCCACCGAAGCCACCGTCAATGACGATATCTACCTGATGCTGAAAGCGTTCAAAGATAATGTCGGGGTCGGTGGGATATTCCATAAACTCATCATCATCTTTGATGGACGTGGTGATGATAGGATGGTCCAACTCAAAAACGATGAGCCGCGTGATAGGATGGTCCGGCACCCGGATGCCGACGGTCTTACGGTTGGCCAGCACTTTCGGCACTTTATTGTTTGCTTCCAGAATAAACGTAAACGGTCCCGGCAACAGTCGTTTCATGACTTTAAAGGCGGCATTGCTCACCCTGGCGTAGTCGGAAATATGGCTTAGATCGTGGCAAATAAAAGAGAAATCGTTTTTATGGGGTTTGATCCCTTTGATGCGCGCAATTCGCTCTACCGCCCGGGCATTGTGAATATCGCAGCCGAGGGCATACACTGTATCGGTCGGATAGATGACAATTCCCCCATCGCGCAGGCTGCTGACAACCTGTTGAATCTTACGCGGTTCGGGCGTTTGGGGGTGAATATGAATAAATTCCGCGGGCACGTGTGGAAGGGGATTAAGTATAAACGTGTAAAAACAGTTGACTAATTACGCAGAATTTTTCTTCATTTGGAAACTTCCGGCAACTATTTTACACATTTGGGAGTATTTCGCCCCTTCACTTTCCCCGATGGCAGATGCTTTGTTCAAAGCTAATTCCGAAGACATACTCAATCGCAAAACCCTCACCAACAACGACGCTGAAAGAAGTTGCCTGTGAGGACACTGACAACGGCGCTAAAATTCGTACCTCGTCATTCGTTAACGCTCCAGCTGCACAAAAGGAACTCCCTGCTGCATCAAGGTGAGATTTCGGTGATTCCGCCATTTGGCGTAATGCCGGTACAGCCAATTTACGGGCAAATGCAGCCGACACAACAGCACTAACAGGTCGGTTTTCCAACCCGGGTCTTCGATGTAATTG
Above is a window of Runella slithyformis DSM 19594 DNA encoding:
- a CDS encoding L-threonylcarbamoyladenylate synthase, with translation MPAEFIHIHPQTPEPRKIQQVVSSLRDGGIVIYPTDTVYALGCDIHNARAVERIARIKGIKPHKNDFSFICHDLSHISDYARVSNAAFKVMKRLLPGPFTFILEANNKVPKVLANRKTVGIRVPDHPITRLIVFELDHPIITTSIKDDDEFMEYPTDPDIIFERFQHQVDIVIDGGFGGLIPSTVIDATDDHFEIIREGAGEFTL